Part of the Phycisphaerae bacterium genome, CCTCGACCACAGAGACGCGCATGGCGCCCTTGCCGTTGCGGAGGATGATCTGGAAGCACCGCCCTCCCTCGCTCCAGCTCATGGGGGCGCATTCGTGCCAGCCATGGCCCAGGACCGTGGCGGCGAGTGAGAACGGCTTCGGCGTGCGGATGTCGAAGGACTTGCGGTCCAAGCGAGATTCCTGGTGTTCACTCAAAGTTCGATGTCGGCGGCGTCCGGCTCGCGAGGGGGCTATGGTGATCGGTCCGGGCAAGTAACGCCAGAGGCAAGGATTCTGCCGCAGGCGAAGGAGGGCGTCGTTCGGTCATCGGCTTGGGGTCTGGTCTGAACCGGTCTGGGTACCGGCCCAGGATGGAGTCCGAAGAACGAAGCGCGCCCCGCCATCGCACTGCGGCAGATAGCGTCTAACGGGGGATTCGACTCAGGGGAAGCGCGGCGGCGTTAAGCTCTGCGCCGAATTCGATCGGGGCTCCTCTTGGGGTCCGACGCCGCTTCCGATCCCGCGGGCCGGGATTATGCGTCCCGCTCGTTAGGGGGCAATGAAGGAACACAGGTTTTGGTGCATTTGCACGTAAGAACTTGTAATCCGCTGAGGATAATCGAGTTACAGTTTCTGCTTTCGCATCCAATTGGCAAAACAGGCAAGGCCGTCGGCCAGGTTGGTGGCCGGGTCGTAGCCCAGTTCGGCCCGAGCGACGGATACGTCGGCGTAGGTTCGGTCGACGTCGCCGGGTTGGAGAGGAAGGTGCTCAATGCGGGCGGAGCGTCCCAGGGCGTTTTCGAGAGCCCGGATCAATTCCATTACCGAAACGGGATGTTCGTTGCCCAGGTTATAGATTCGGTATTCGTCGCAGCGATCCAAGGCGCGGAGCACGCCGTCGACGGTGTCGGCAATGAAGGTGAAGTCGCGGGTCATGGAGCCGTCGCCGAATACGGGGACGGGCTTTCCCGACTCGATCAGCCGGGCGAACTTGTGAATCGCAAGGTCGGGGCGCTGCCTTGGTCCGTAGACGGTGAAGAAGCGCAGGCAGGTGATGGGGATGCCGTAGAGGTGGTGGTAGGTGTGGCAGATCAGCTCGCCGGCTTTCTTCGTGGCGGCGTAGGGGGAGATGGGGTCGTCGACGCGGTCGCTCTCGCGGAAGGGGACGTCGCGGCGGTTGCCGTAAACGCTGGAGCTGCTGGCGAAGACGAACCGGCACTTCGGCCTCGTTCGACAGGCTTCGAGCAGGACCAGCGTTCCGCGCACGTTGACGTCTTCGTAGAGCAGCGGTTGCTCAATGGATGGACGGACGCCGGCGCGGGCGGCCAGGTGAACAACGCCGTCGATTCCCTCGGAGAAGATCGAGCCCATCAGCGCGGCGTCGCGGATGTCACCTTCGATGATTCGGAAGCGGTCGTGGGAAATGAGATCCGCGATGTTGCGGCGCTTGACGTCGAGGGCGTAGAAGTCGTCGAAGTTATCGAGGGCGACGACCGAATCGCCGCGGGCGATCAGGGCTTCGCAAACGTGCGAGCCGATGAAGCCGGCTCCGCCAGTGACGAGAATTCGAGGAGGCATGCGAGGTTCCCGCGCTCGCGAGGATGGCGTTCAGGCGGTAGTCCACGCGCCTATCGAGCTTCCGCCCGCGGTCGTCCAACACAGACGTAATGGAAGCCGCGCCGAGCGAGCGTAGCGGGATCATACAGGTTTCGTCCGTCGAAGACGATCTTGGAAGTCAGGAGCTCTTCAATGCGGTCGAAATCGGGGGTGCGGTAGACCGGCCAGTCGGTGAAGATGACGAGGGCGTCGGCGCCCTTCAGCGCGACGTACTCGTCTTCGCACATTTCAATGCCCTTGTCAGAACCGATTTCCCTTGCGGCGTTGGCCATGGCCTCGGGATCGTGGGCACGGACCATCATGCCGCGTTCGCGGAACATCTGCACGGCCGAGAGCGCCGGCGATTCGCGCACGTCGTCGGTACGGGCCTTGAATGCCAACCCCCAAACGGCGAGGGTCGTCCTCGGGCATTTTTCGCCGAAGTGGTCGATGACCCGTCGGGCGAAGCGCTGCCGCTGGCGGGTGTTCACGTCGTTGACGGCTTCGACGATGTGCATGCGGCTTCCCGCAACCTGCCCCATCGAGACCAGCGCGGACACGTCCTTGGGGAAGCAGGACCCGCCGAATCCCACGCCGGGAAAGAGGAACGCGTCGCCGATACGCGGGTCGGAGCCCACGCCTCGGCGAACGGACTCCACGTCGGCCCCGAGGTGCTCGCACAGGCAGGCGATTTCGTTCATGAAGGAGATTTTCGTGGCCAGCAGGGCGTTGGCGGCGTACTTGGTCATCTCGGCGCTGGCCGGGTCCATGATGAGGATACGCTCGTTGCGCCGCAGGAACGGCGTGTAGAGTTCGCGCATGATCTCGATGACGGCGGGGTTGTTGGCCCCAATGACCACCCGGTCCGGTCGGAGGAAGTCCTCTACGGCCGCGCCTTCTTTCATGAATTCGGGATTGCTGACGTAATCAAAGGGATGATCGGTCTGCGAGGCGATGGCTTCGGAGATCAACCGGTGTGTACCGACGGGGACGGTGCTCTTCATGACCACGATGCGGTAGCCGTCCATGGACTTTCCGATGGTGCGGGCGACGTCGAGGGCGGCTGTGAGATCGGCCGAGCCGTCGGGTGCGGGAGGCGTGCCCACGGCGAGGAAGATGATCCGCGAGCGTTTGACGGCTTCGTCGAGATCGGTACTGAATTCGAGCCGCCCACGGGCGGTGTTGCGGTCGACAAGCTCCTTGAGCCCGGGCTCGTAGATGGGGATCTTGCCGGATTTCAAGGCGGCGATCTTGATGTCATCGATGTCCACGCAGACGACGTGGTTTCCGGATTCGGCGAAACCGGTGCCCGCGACCAACCCGACATACCCCGTGCCGACCACGCAAAGCTTCATGATTCAACTCCACCGGCCGCCACTACCGCGGCCATTGCGTCCGGCGACCCGCCATGGACGCCGGTCATCGTGGGTGGCACGCTCCGTTCCGCAACAGGCCCCATCCGCGGCGCGCCGCGAGACGTCGCAGTCCGTGCTTGGCGACACGCCATAAGTTCGCGGACGATCCGCTGGGCGGCTCGGCCATCCCACAATTCGGGCATCATACGCGCCGAAAGCGGATTGGCACGCATGTCGGCCCATGCCGCGAGAATGGTCTCGGCCCGGGTCCCAGCGAGGCGATTTGTTCCACTGGTCAGCGTGATCGGCCTTTCGGTGTTGTCCCGCAGGGTGAGGCACGGCACGCCGAGTATGGTCGTCTCCTCCTGGATTCCGCCCGAGTCCGTCAGCATGGCCGCCGCACCGGCCATCAAGGAGAGGAAATCGAGGTAGCCGAGGGGTTCGGTGCGGATGAGCCGTGGCAGGCCGGCGAGCCGGGCGCCCAGGCCGAACCGCTTGAAGTTGGCGGCCGTGCGCGGGTGCAAGGGGAATACTATGGGGAGTTCCGCGGAGATGTTCTCCAGGGCGTTCAGGATGGAGCCCAGTGCAGTGGGATCGTCCACATTGGACGGCCGGTGCAGGGTGACGGCGACGTACCCGCGTGGCTCGAGGCCGAGTCTCTCGCGAATCGCGGACTGCTCGGCGGCTTCTCTATGGCGGAGAAGCGTATCAATCATGACGTTGCCGACGAAGCGGATCCGTTCATCGGGAATGCCCTCGCGACGCAGATTCTCGACGCCGCTGGGTTCACTGACGAACAGCAGATCGCTGATGGAGTCAGCCACGATTCGGTTGATCTCCTCGGGCATGGTGCGGTCGAAGCTGCGAAGTCCCGCTTCGACGTGGGCTACGGGAATGTTCAGTTTGGCAGCGACGAGCGCGCAAGCCATGGTGCTGTTGACGTCGCCCACGACCACGACCCAGTCCGGGCGGGTTTCGAGGCAGACCGGCTCAAAGCGGCGCATGACCTCGGCCGTTTGGACCGCGTGGGAACCGCTGCCCACGCCGAGGTTGATATCCGGACGCGGGATGCCCAGTTCCTCGAAGAAGCAGCGGCTCATGTGCTCGTCGTAGTGCTGGCCGGTGTGAACCAGGGTAGGGTGGATGTCCGCGTGGTGCAGGGCGTCCACGAGGGGGGCTACTTTCATGAAGTTCGGCCGAGCGCCGCAGACGCAAACGACACGCATCGCACTCCCGGATTGCTGTGAAACAAGATTATCCACCGCGTGCTCCAGTGATTTGGCGGGCCGGGAGAGGGTCCTATAACCACGACAATTGGACTCCCTGCCTCTTACGGGGCTCGCCGTTGCGGTTTTATCGACCACAACGGAGTCGCGCTGAATCGGGCCGTGGTGGGCGGCGAGAGCAGAGTTCTCAGTATCTTGTGGCCGCTGACTGGGCGGAAGAAAGGCGTCGCCACGCGTGGTCAGTGCCAATCGTGGCCTAGAATCACGCGAGGGATTTCCCTCGGGTCGTCGATGATCCAGGTGGGCCGGGTGCTCTTGAGAATGTCTACATTGCGGTAGCCCCAGGTTACCGCCAGCGCAGCCATGCCCGCATTGTGCGCCGTTTCGATGTCCACGTCGGAGTCGCCGACGAAACAGACCAGCTCGGGTGGGCGGTCCATGGCCGCGGCGAGTTCGAGCGCCGTGGTCGGATCCGGCTTTCGAGGTCCGCCGGGAAGCTGCCCCAGGAAACGGACGAATGGCCAAGGGTTGAGAAATCTGCGGCAGAGCGACTCCGTGAAATCGTGCGTCTTGTTGGAAAGAACGCACATGGGCACGCCGGCCTGGGCGAGTTCCGTCAGGGCGGTCTCTGCCCCCGGATAGAAGCGGGTTTCGTCGAACATTCGTCGGGCATACTCCGGGCGGTAGAGTTCGATAAGCCTGTCGATCTCAGTCTGTTCGTTCCGACCCGAAGCAAGACTGAGCATGCGGGCAAGTCCTTCCCCGACCAGGTCGCGGACCTCCCCGGCCTGTTTGGTGGGGCGACCAATTCGGGTCAGAACAGCGTTCAGCGACGCCGTAATATCTTCAAGGGTATCGAGAAGCGTGCCATCGAGGTCGAAGATCACGCCGGGGGTCGTCCGGGGATTCTTGATCATGATCAGTGAACGATACCCCCTGAAATTCGAATGTGCCAGGAGAGGGTTGCCGCAGGCCGAAGTGAGGAGCTATTGTCTCGCGATTCGCCCTGCGGTATTTCCCCATCGGACCGCTTGAACCTTCCCGGCGAACTAAAATACAGAGCGATACGTCACGGCCTGGGAGATGCCGGCTTGCCGGTCGGCCGATACAGATTCTGGATGGGTAATTTGCAATGACGGAACTTGTTGTATCAGTTGCCGGCGATGATCTGGATGCGCTGCGCCGCCGGGCGGAGCGGGCGTTCTCCGCTGGGGCGCAACTTGTCGAGCTGCGCATCGATTCCTACCAAGGGGACGCCATGGCGCTGGCGGATTACCTGCGAACCCTTCCGGGGCGGCATTGGATTGTGACCTGCCGCGCCAGCAGCGAAGGCGGGCGCTGCTCGGACGACCAGCCCACGCGGATGAAGCGGTTGCTCGATGCGACGAGAGACACGGATGCGCTCATTGATTTCGAGTTGGCGGAATGGGAGCGGAGCGCGGAGGCGCGGGAGAGCTATCGGAAAGAGCGATCTGCAAACGGACACCAGCGGCGCCTGATCCTCTCCATGCACGACCGCATGACCACGCCGGATCAGGCGGCGGGCGTCATCCG contains:
- a CDS encoding HAD family hydrolase, with amino-acid sequence MIKNPRTTPGVIFDLDGTLLDTLEDITASLNAVLTRIGRPTKQAGEVRDLVGEGLARMLSLASGRNEQTEIDRLIELYRPEYARRMFDETRFYPGAETALTELAQAGVPMCVLSNKTHDFTESLCRRFLNPWPFVRFLGQLPGGPRKPDPTTALELAAAMDRPPELVCFVGDSDVDIETAHNAGMAALAVTWGYRNVDILKSTRPTWIIDDPREIPRVILGHDWH
- a CDS encoding GDP-mannose 4,6-dehydratase gives rise to the protein MPPRILVTGGAGFIGSHVCEALIARGDSVVALDNFDDFYALDVKRRNIADLISHDRFRIIEGDIRDAALMGSIFSEGIDGVVHLAARAGVRPSIEQPLLYEDVNVRGTLVLLEACRTRPKCRFVFASSSSVYGNRRDVPFRESDRVDDPISPYAATKKAGELICHTYHHLYGIPITCLRFFTVYGPRQRPDLAIHKFARLIESGKPVPVFGDGSMTRDFTFIADTVDGVLRALDRCDEYRIYNLGNEHPVSVMELIRALENALGRSARIEHLPLQPGDVDRTYADVSVARAELGYDPATNLADGLACFANWMRKQKL
- a CDS encoding UDP-glucose/GDP-mannose dehydrogenase family protein, producing MKLCVVGTGYVGLVAGTGFAESGNHVVCVDIDDIKIAALKSGKIPIYEPGLKELVDRNTARGRLEFSTDLDEAVKRSRIIFLAVGTPPAPDGSADLTAALDVARTIGKSMDGYRIVVMKSTVPVGTHRLISEAIASQTDHPFDYVSNPEFMKEGAAVEDFLRPDRVVIGANNPAVIEIMRELYTPFLRRNERILIMDPASAEMTKYAANALLATKISFMNEIACLCEHLGADVESVRRGVGSDPRIGDAFLFPGVGFGGSCFPKDVSALVSMGQVAGSRMHIVEAVNDVNTRQRQRFARRVIDHFGEKCPRTTLAVWGLAFKARTDDVRESPALSAVQMFRERGMMVRAHDPEAMANAAREIGSDKGIEMCEDEYVALKGADALVIFTDWPVYRTPDFDRIEELLTSKIVFDGRNLYDPATLARRGFHYVCVGRPRAEAR
- the wecB gene encoding UDP-N-acetylglucosamine 2-epimerase (non-hydrolyzing) → MRVVCVCGARPNFMKVAPLVDALHHADIHPTLVHTGQHYDEHMSRCFFEELGIPRPDINLGVGSGSHAVQTAEVMRRFEPVCLETRPDWVVVVGDVNSTMACALVAAKLNIPVAHVEAGLRSFDRTMPEEINRIVADSISDLLFVSEPSGVENLRREGIPDERIRFVGNVMIDTLLRHREAAEQSAIRERLGLEPRGYVAVTLHRPSNVDDPTALGSILNALENISAELPIVFPLHPRTAANFKRFGLGARLAGLPRLIRTEPLGYLDFLSLMAGAAAMLTDSGGIQEETTILGVPCLTLRDNTERPITLTSGTNRLAGTRAETILAAWADMRANPLSARMMPELWDGRAAQRIVRELMACRQARTATSRGAPRMGPVAERSVPPTMTGVHGGSPDAMAAVVAAGGVES